acatttataaaataactaAAGTGTTTAAATTGAGTATAAATAAGAGTAAAAAATAAAGCATACCTATTTGTAATTCaacataaaatgttttaaaaaaatggaaattacttttaaaatggACATATTTGGAgcttcattttaaatgtattaatttgtgttcagcTAAAGAAATGAAGTCATatggtggtgaataaattatcatttttaaatGCTAATCTTTAAAAACAATGAACTCACAGgtcaatatatttatttatttacaatattatatatatgttttattaaattcataATTATAATGAATATCATTACTGGCAGTAGTGTGATTGTGCTTACACTTACATAAAACCAAGTAAAGAGATAATAAGCTAATAAGATGTAAACATTTTCTTGCTTATAGGCAGTGTTAAATTGTTTGTGCATTGTGAAAGAGTCATTTTATAGTCTGTTTATATAACTATAGAATAGTAATAATTACCTATAAATAACCTATAAGCATGGGCTTCATGCAAAGTGTTATCAAAAAATATtcagcattaaagggatagttcacccaaaaataaaaattctgtcatcatttactcacccttatgttgttacaaacatgtataaatttcattgttctgatgaacacaaatgaagatattttgaggaatgtttgtaaccaaaccgtttgtggaccccattcactttcatagtaggaaaaaaatactatggaagtaaatggtgctcATGATCGATTtgcttacaaacatttctcaaaaatatcttcatttgtgttcatcagaacaatgaAATGTATATGGGTCTTTCCACCTAATCGGTGCCATTTGCATGTTGTAACTCGTCAAAATTGAAGttgatattttaatttttttaaccctAAATCTAATAACACatgttttacttttcaaaatgagTATTGGTCAATCTCAGGTAACTAGATGATTTTTTAACATGATTTCTTAATGGAGGATGGAGGCATTTTGATAACAGGACTGAAAGTAACATGACTGAGTTTTTAGGAAATAGATGAAATATAGCTGCATTAAATATAGCTGCTAATAGCATAAAGACACTTTCTAgtgatttaacaaaatgtttaaatttaaaataatccgaaaatatcaaagaaaaaatataggtaACAGGACTGAACATTAATATTGACATTTACAGATCAATATcctaaaatatacagaaaagaaaatgagaaaagtgactttttttacttttgatcTTCACATGAGCTTCAGAAGATCCAGATGATGTCACTTCCTCTTGAAAATGTGACTTGCAGGATATTCCTAAATTTTCAGAGGGGGGAACGTGTTGGGTAACAGGACTCACTGAAATGCTGGGGACAtgactaaaatgtgcattttatctCAAATATTATGATTTTTCAATGGTAAAAATTTAAAGCAATGATCGGATATGGACccacacaaaaatgcaaaaaataaaaacatatctgAAGAATTTTATGCTTTAAATTTTAAGATATAGAGTATAGAGGAGCAGGGACAGATAAAAAATGCCATTTTTTAGTGTTCTGtgtagtttttattaatgttttaaaatatttagtttatatTTGCTGTAAGGTTAATGTGCAGGACACTTTGctcaataataaaatgtattttggggttagttttcatacatttttactcTTTTAATATCCTGGGGACAGAAATGTTACACTTTCGGTGGAATGACCTTTATAGCCtacgggtttgtaacaacatgagggtaagtaaatagcctctttcacacagtaattccgGTAAATTACCATACAAAAATTCTGTCTTCCCAAAACATTTTCCTAACATTAGTTTTTGAAAGTTTTCTTTATAGAAATAGAACGTTGCTTTTAGGTTAGTTTAACTTTCCCCTTACGTTATTCAAATGTTATCTAACTAGAACATTATCTAACTAGAACGTTAGAATAACGTTATACAACTAACGTTATTCTAACAGTTAGGGGAACGTTACACTAacctacatttttttacataaccACCGTGCAACGTTATGGAACGTTaatttatggttccaaaaaaaacaaaaaataaccattaaagAACGttttgtataagttatttttaggttatttaaaaataaccacccagcaacgttatgggaacattattttatggttcccaaaaaaataaccaaacccCCCCTCAAAAAACTAATGTTAGGGTAACGTTCTGTGTTGGGCTTTTACCGGTATGAGTTTCCATCTTTTTACCattattcacacatcagtatcaacaTACAGGTAAATTTGTTGaaaaagcggaagttacctgtggcgcgctgCCGcagcgagctcagtgttgtatttgtaaacaatgtcACTCATATCCAcggtgttttttgttttttgtttttcatgtcTGTGGTAAACGCTGACGGTCGCGAAGTTGTTCGTGACTGAACATCATTGCATTAGGCGATGTCAAACCGAATATGCGACTTAAACAactgtttgcacattaggcaTTACAGAGGGTGTGCTTAGGACATCGGCAATTCGGCAAGTAGATGGTaagtaagctgttttaaacaacgtTGGTTAAGAAATGTGGACATAAACTttaggtgtgctcgactttcaaGCAGTGTGTGTGGAAGCGTCTATCAAacgttatgattggcccgaagctgtcagcgcggtctgacgtcatccgtcgggtattaattttttgttcacacatagcgcttaccggtaaattactggtaatcttacaacctctctttctgataaattggcagcactgatttaccggaaaggttctgttgaCACATGACCTGTTtcctgcaatttaccagtaaattaccagtaaagagtGTATGTGTAAAATGTactaatgatgacagaatttacatttttgggtgaactatcccattAAGCACAGATTGATGGTTCTGAATGTCTACTATATTAAATTCTTTGGTCAAAATACACTAGCTATTCATCagatattattataaataactttaatgaAACACTGGAATATTGAAAACTCGTTCATGTATATGGATGAGTGATTACTTTAAAACAATTTCTAATATCATTCACAGAGTTCCAGTTTAAAGGCTTACAAACGTGTGCAAAGTGTCTTCTCACTACTGCCACACTTTAATGCATTTGGCGACCCCTACTGGACATTACAGGTAATGGACTTTTAAATATCACATCATGCACTCACTGTTGCTATAAAAATTGTCTCATACAAACAAACTGGAGCATATATGTTTGTTTGAATATTTTAATAGTAAATAAATGTGCATATTAAGGCATTACAGAAATCATCAAGGAAAGACGAGGTTATGCTCAAGTTCAAAAAGATCTTGAAAACGATCCTTTCTTTCTTAAAAACAAGTACTGTGTAAGTCTACTGTGTGCAATAATACTGCAGGTatagtaaaaacatttaaacccTTTTTTTCACCGAATATTgatatgtaatttatttaataaattaaaagcatgcaaattatgcaaatcaATTAAAATTGTAAACAATAGATGCACTGATCATCTGTTTTAAACGATTGCTATATTAGGTAGATAAAATTTAGCAGCACCCTTTCACAGTAACCTTATAAATTCATAAACGTAACCCTTCCTCATTAACGGACAATGACACAGGCCTGGATAAGACTCTCAAAGGATGTTTACTCTGCGTGTAGAAGTAAGGTAGCAGCTTTTCTGTGAAAGCGTGTTTGAAAGTGTGCAAAATCTCTTCACTCGCCGGGTTCGAAAAAACAACCTCCCCTCTGTCCCGCTTCAGCTGGACTCGGACCCTCTGCAGTTTCCCCTCCGGCGTTAAAGCTGTTGGAGGCGATGCCATAGCCCTGTACTGTCCGTCACGTAGACAGATGGTCCAGAAGCCGTTCTCCGGCCTCGCAGGTACTTCCTTGTCTCTCTTCACACGCTCGCTGGCCAGGCCCACGATCCAGTCTTCGTTTTCTCCAATCTCAATCTCCCAGCTGTGACTCTCTGAGGTGGATCCCAGCACCTCGGCGCTGATGTGGAAACGTTCAGGGTTATTGGGGAGATGTTGGTTCAGGGTGCTGTAGTGGAGACTGGTGAGATCATCAGACAGTGTCAGACACGGGTGAGCTGTGTTTGGGTCCAGTATTACAGGACCTGAGagggaaatttaaatgaatattaTCATCTCAGATCACGCCATATACATGTTAGTCTCTAAACAATATTTGATAATTCAGCATCTCCCTAAACGTAAGAAAcatttgtgtcattttgtgCATTAAAGATGAACTTACTGTAAGGTGTAGCTGCCAGCATCTTCTCCCAAACCTTGAACTTGAGGTTCCCAAGATACTTGGACTCATCCAATAAAGAGCCAGACATATCTTCTGGATCCTGTAATGTACTCCATGTTCTGTGAAAATAGctagttttaatttaaaaccaACATTGAGAGGATAAACTGTACACAGAAATAGGAAAGGTAAAGGGAGTCACAGATTTACATACCCCTCTATGGTAGCTTTGAAATTCTGTAAAAGATACACAAATGAATGAATCAATCAATAAATCAATGAATCAATAAATATATACTCACCTGTAACAATGTTAAATCTTCAGCATGTATGTTTTTCTCAATGCTCCTGATCATGTCTGTAAGAGATGAGATCTTCTTCGCAATATCATCGTCTGTGTTCTTCATGGCCTCGATCTTTCGCTCTTCCTCTTCTTTCAGCTGTGATAATCTGTGCTCTTCCTCATCATAAAGACACTGATGAAGCTTGACAAACTCAGCCTTTATTTGTCTCTCAACTCGCTGGGCTTGATCCTGAAATTCATAAAGCacagtaaaaaacatattgACCTTCTCAACACAATCACAATTGTAAATGTAAGATTTACCCTGATGTGCTCCAGAGTAACAGATGAACAGCGTCTTGCTTTATTAAATAACTCCAGCTTCTCTTCCAAGACTTTAATGGCTGTGGAGAGTTTATCCTGTAAGTTAAaaacaaatccaaattaaaTTTGTTCATAAGGCACTTTATGAAAACAACAAGGTCTACCAAAGTGATGAACAATTAATTCAAACaaagttaaaggcggggtgcgtgaTCTATGAAaaccaatgttgatatttgaaatcacctaaacaaacacgcccctacccaaATGGAATCTGGGcctttttttgatagacccgccccacacatacgcaacccaggcaatgaggttggttagtagacacgccccttactgctgattggctacactgaaaaaaaatgattcattcaatttactcaatttttttaagttaagtggttgcaatcaatttaattaagctacatttaaacaaaagttttttgttttgttttactttactaatctctttttgtttaaatgtagcttaaaggtgcagtgtgtaatttttagaatgatctcttgaaagaaattcaaaataatatacaaaactatattatcagtggtgtataaagaccttttaaaattaaccgttatgtttctataaccttagaatgagacatttttatctacatacaccgagggtccccttacatggaagtcgccattttgtgccgccatgtttctacagaagcccttaaaggaatagtctactcattttcaacaccaaaatatgttattaccttaactaagaattgttgaaacatccctctatcatctgtgtgcgtgcacgtaagcgctggagcgcgctgtgacgcttcgatagcatttagcttagccccattcattcaatgccaccacccagagacaaagccagaagcgaccaaacacatcaacgctcCTCCCACTCAAGACGAGCAGCCACACGAGCAAGTccggtggcacaaaacaaaacgcagcgcccCTCCAAGCGGAtccaaaagaggaactacaccCTACGGCGcaacagcacttttgggagtacttcgactcgcctgaaaagtccgctccccttctcactctcataatgggagagggagggtgttactgcgccgagtcgaagtactcccaaaagtgctattatgccataaaatatagttcctcttttaaatccgcttagaaaagcgctacgttttattttgtaccaccaaacttgctcgtataactactcgtcttaaataggaaaaacgttgatgtgtttggtcacttctaactttatctctaaatggtaccattgaatgaatggggctaagctaaatgctatcgaagtgtcgcagcgcactccagcgcttgcgtgcgcgcacacagatgatggagggatgtgtcaacaattcttagttgaGGTGATGGCatgttttaatattgaaaatgagtagactattcctttaacggacaaacttttttacttagttgtctccaacgatgaaaTGTTTATATCCTTTTCTTGCCAAAATTTTGGAGCGAGTGGTTGCTTCTCAGTTGATTTCCCATTTAACTGTGAACAATCTTTTTGAGCCTTTGTAATCTGGCTTCCGCAAATTCTATAGAACCGAAACAGCGCTGGTAAAAGTTACAAATGATTTGTTAACTGCCTCAGATTCTGGGTATCTTTCAATCTTGATCCTTCTTGATCTCAGTGCCGCTTTTGACACTGTTGATCATTTAGTATTAATTAATCGTCTAGAAACTGTTTTTGGGGTATGTGATACTGCACTGAATTGGTTTAAGTCCTACCTCTCTG
This window of the Misgurnus anguillicaudatus chromosome 19, ASM2758022v2, whole genome shotgun sequence genome carries:
- the LOC129429442 gene encoding zinc-binding protein A33 yields the protein MSANLPEEDLSCPVCCEIFKDPVLLPCSHSFCRRCLEKFWESAVSCSCPVCRRRTSKKSPLSNRALKNLCEAFQLGRGRSCASESNSLCWRHGEKLKLFCLIDREPICVVCQTSRMHKGHDCSPTEEAALDCKDKLSTAIKVLEEKLELFNKARRCSSVTLEHIRDQAQRVERQIKAEFVKLHQCLYDEEEHRLSQLKEEEERKIEAMKNTDDDIAKKISSLTDMIRSIEKNIHAEDLTLLQNFKATIEGTWSTLQDPEDMSGSLLDESKYLGNLKFKVWEKMLAATPYSPVILDPNTAHPCLTLSDDLTSLHYSTLNQHLPNNPERFHISAEVLGSTSESHSWEIEIGENEDWIVGLASERVKRDKEVPARPENGFWTICLRDGQYRAMASPPTALTPEGKLQRVRVQLKRDRGEVVFSNPASEEILHTFKHAFTEKLLPYFYTQSKHPLRVLSRPVSLSVNEEGLRL